From the genome of Halobacterium sp. R2-5:
TCGCGTCTCTGATGGACGCCCGTTCGAGGTCGTCGCCGTCCTCGGGGTCGCCGTTGATGGCCTGGTAGCCGTCGTCGGAGAGCCGCATCGCCTCGTCGTCGTCGGACTCCACGAGCACGTAGTCGACGTCGAGGGTTTCCAGTTCGTCGAGCAGCACCTCGGTGTCGTGGCGGTACTCCGCGACGACGACGTGGTCGCGCTTGGGCGTGAGCCTGTCGTCGAGGTTCATCGGCGTGCGCTCGAACAGCGGGATGACGAGCACGCGCAGCGTCACGAACCCGATGACGACGCCGGACACCTGGATGGTCGCGACGAGGGCGTTCATCCACGGCGTCTCCCACGGCGAGTCCGCGCCGAACCCCGTCGTCGTCAGCGTCTCGATGACCGTGTTGAACGCCTGGAGCGCCGTCCGCGGCCGTCCCTCGAGGTTCGCCATCCCCCAGTAGTAGACGGCCGTGAACGTGAGCACGACGGACACGAGACTGACGGCGTACACCACCACCAGCCGCTGGCGCTGCGTCAGGTCGTCGGGGTCCAGAGAGATGTCGCGGAGTTCCCGCATTCGGATGTCCGTGGCTACCGCCCCCTCCGTCAAAACGTTTCGCGACGGCTACGCCCGGTAGTCGGCGGTGAGGTCGGCGGCCATCACGAAGTCCGGCTCCTCGCCGATCTCCGTGCGCGTGACCGCGACGTCGCTGACCGCCGCGACGTCCTCGGGAATCAACACGCGCGTGCGCTCGGCGCCGACGCTCGCGGCGTCCGCGGCAATCGCGTCGAGCAGCGACTCGCAGGCCGGCTGGTCGGCCCACGCGCCGACGCCGTACTCCGCCACCGTCTGCTCGGCGTCGTCGTCGTCCTCGCGCTCGAACGTGCGCGAGCGGAACGCGAACCCCCGCGTGCCCGTCGTCTCGTCCTGCACGACGACGAGGCCGCCGCGGTCGGCGGCCGCGGCGAGGCGGTCCCGCGTGAGCTCGGCGAGCGCCCACGACTCGTCGGGGTGGAGCGCGAGTCCCCGGAGGTGGTCGCGAGCGGCGCTGTCCTGCCAGAAGCGCCACGCCGCGTTCGCGTCGCCCGTGATCTCGTGGTTCGCGCTCGCATCGCTGTCCGGCGCGGGGTTGACCCAGCGGAACTCCGTCGCGGGCGCGAACCCGGTCGCACGAGAGTGCCCGAGCCCCATCACGTTCCACGAGAACACCATGTTGCGCGCGACCGTCGCGCCCCGCTCGCGCGCCCAGTCGAAGCCCTCGTGGACGAGCTTCGAGCCGACGCCCTGCCCGCGGTAGTCGGGGTTCGTGCGCATCCCCTGCGCCCACGCCTCGTGCTCGGACAGCAGCACGAACTGCGCGACCGCGGCGACGTCGTCGCCGGTGTCCGCGACGAGCGTGCGCTGGCGCGGCCCGTCGCTGTCCACCCAGTCCTCGAAGACCTGCGGGATGTAGTCGCCGTCCTCGCGGCGGTCGGCCCACGTGTCGCTGGCGAACGCCACCACGTCGTCGTAGTCTGCGAGCTCCGCGGGGCGAATCTCGACGCCCCCGCTCATTCCCAGGGGACGGAGCGCTCGGTGATTTCGCCCGCGAGCGGCGTGCGCATCGTCTCCGCGGCGTTCTCCGTGTTCGCGAGCGCCCACATCAGCTTCACCTTCGCGGTGCCGGGGAGCATGTCCTCGCCCTCGACGACGCCCGCGTCGAGGAGGTCGCGGCCCGTGTCGTAGACGCGGTCGCAGACCCTGCCTTCGAGGCACTGACTGGTCATCACGACCGTCGTGCCGTCCTCGACCAGTTCCTCGATGGTGTCGATGAACTCCGTGTGGACGTGCCCGAGGCCCGTTCCCTCGATGACGACGCCGGATTTGCCCTCGCAGGCCTCGAAAAACGCGGGGTCCATCCCGGGCGTGAACTTCACGAGTTCGACGTCCGAGTCGAGGTCCGCGTCGATGTCGAGGTCCGTCTCGCCGCGCTCGTCGTACTCCCCGGTGAACTCGACGCCACGGGAGTCAGCGGTCGCGTCCTCGCTGGCCTCGTCGTAGTCGACGTAGCCGAGCGGCTCCGCGCCGACGGTCTCGAAGGCGTCGCGGCGGCTCGTGTGGTTCTTCCGGACGCGCGTGCCGCGGTGGAGCGCACACTTGTCGTCGCTCTCGGAGGCGTGCATGCAGACCATCACCTCGGCGGTGTCGGCCTTCGCGGCCTCCACCGAGCAGACCGCGTTCATCACGTTGTCCGAGGACGGCCGGTCCGCGGAGCGCTGGCTGCCCGTGAAGACGATGGGTACGGGCGTGTCGAGGACGAACGAGAGCACGCTCGCGGAGTACTGCATCGTGTCCGTGCCGTGCATCACGACGACGCCGTCCGCGCCGTTCTCGATCTCCTCGTGGACGGCCTCCGCGAGCTCCCGCCAGATCGGCGGCTCCATGTTCTCCGAGAGGATGTTCGCGACGACGCGCCCGCGGTAGTTCGCGCGGCCCGCGAGGTCCGGCACCGCCCGCAGCACGTCCTCGGCGTCGAACTGCGCGGTGACGGCGCCGGTCCGGTAGTCCACGGTCGAGGCGATCGTCCCACCAGTAGAGATGAGTGCGATGGTCGGCAGGTCGTCGTCGAACTCCACCTCGGAGGCGGCCTCCTCCTCGGGCTCGCTCTCGACGTCGTAGACGTCCCGCTCCAGCACTTCCACGTCGGCCGCGTCGCGGTCGACGCCGACGTTGTACCCGGAGTCGAGTTTCACGACGAGGTGGTCCGGCTCGGCCGACGGCAGCAGCACGCCCTCGTGGGTCGTGCCGTCCCGCCGGACGCGCACGCGGTCCCCTGTGTTCATGTCGAGAGGATTCCGGACGCGCCGACGAAAAGGTTGCTACTCGGCTTACTCGGCGATGCGCCACTCGCCGTCCGTCCGCGTGACGACGTCCTGCTCGCGCAGCGTCTCGAGGACGCCCTCGACGAGCGGTTCGGGGGCGTCGAGGGTCGCGGCGACCGCGCTCGCGGAGCGCTCGCCGGCCGCCAGCGCCGCGAGCACGTCCGCGTACAGCCGCTCGTTGCCGTCGCCGACGGCGTCCCCGAGCTGGCCCTGGACGTCAGCGAGCCGGCCCTGCACCCAGCGCTGGGCGAGCGAGAGCTCGCGTTCGAGGTCCTTGAGCTCCTCGAGCTTCCCCGCGAGGTCCGCGACGTCGTCGTTGCGGTCCTGCTGGATGCGGATCGAGACGTGCTGGCAGCGCGTCAAGTCGAGGTCCGCGCTCGCGGGGTACGCGGACTTCGCGCCGAAGTCGAACGGCGACAGCCGGACCTCCAGGCGGAGGTTCTCGGCGATGTGGAAGTACTTCCGGCGCTGGTCGTCGACTTCGGACTCGACGAGCCCGGCGTCCTCCAGCCGCCGGAGGTGGTCGATGACGGCCTTCGGGCTGACACCGAGGTACTCCGATATCTCCGTGACGTAACAGGGTTTCCGCGCGAGCAGTCGGAGGATGCGTCGCCGGTTCTCGTTCCCGAGTATGTCGAGCAGTGCCCCCGAATCCATCTTCACCCGGAGTTAGCGGCGAACGCGGATAAGGGTGTCTGCTCTCGGTGAAACTGCGCGACGACTCGGGGGTCCGCCGGAGCGCTTAAGTCCTTCCATGCCAGAGTTTGACACACATGTTCGAGGCATTCTCGAGCGGCTACTACCTCGGACGGCTGTACGTCGAACCGACCGGCGGCGACCGCGCCGTCATCAACAGCCGTCACCACGAGCGGGTCAACGAGCAGCTGTACGCCAGCGACGAGGGAATCTCCCGGACAGACCTCCCGCTCGTGATGAAGCTCGGCGCGGCCCACCTCCCGGTCCACGGCGGGGACGACGTGCCCGAGCGCACGCTCGCCGTCCCCGAGTCCGTCATCGAGAACGCCGACGTCGAGAACCCGCCGTCGCTCGAAGAAGTGCTGCTCGCGAAGCGGGAGCACGCCGCCCGCCTCTTCGACATGGGCGCCGTCTGACCGCCCCGGTGGGAAACGCCTAAGCGCCCGGGCCGCCGCCATTCGCTCATGCTGGACGACCTCCTCGGGCGCACCGACCTCAAGGAGCGCATCGAGGACCTCGAGGACGAGAACGAGTCCCTGCGGAACCGCCTCGACGCCGAGAGCGAGCGCCGCAGTGAGGCCGTCCGCGACAGGCAGGAAGCCGAGGAGCGCGTCAACGAGCTCGAAGACCGAATCACGGAGCTGGAGGACCGCGTGCGCCGACAGGGCAGCGGCGACGGCGAGCCGGAGTTCCGGGGGCGCCGGGACCTCCGCGGCGAGCGCCGCGAGCGCGTCGTCGCGCTCCTGGACAGCGTCGAGAGCACCGAGGAGGGCGTGCTCACGGCGTACGTGCCCGACGACCCGCCCGAGTCCGTCCGCGAAGCGTTCGGCGACCGCGCGCCACTCGTCGAGCGCGCCGCGCCCTGCCTCGTCGTCCGCGACCCCGAAGGTCTGCTCTCGGCCGCGCTGCGCCCGCCGAACCCGCCGGAAGCGTTCGCGGCGTGGGACTCGACCGTCCAGATGGAGCGCGAGTGGCTCGCGCCCACGGGCCAATACGCGCTCGCAGTCGTGCGCGCGGACCTGTTCGCGCTGGGCGTGTACGATGCCGATTCTGGCGACGGCCCGCAGCCCGAGCGCGTCCACTTCGAGGGGTTCACCAGCGACGTGAAGGGCAAGCACTCGAAGGGCGGCTTCTCGCAGGACCGCTTCGAGCGGCGGCGCGAGAGCCAGATTCGCGAACACCTGGAGAAGTGCCAGCGCGCGCTCGACGGCGTGGACGCCGAGCGCGTGTTCGTCGTCGGCGAGGGGACGCTGCTCGACGAGTTCGACGCCGACGCGACGGCCGCCGTGGACGCGACGGGGAAGCCCGAGGCAGCGCTCGACGACGCGCACGACGCGTTCTGGACGGTGCCGCTGTCCCTGTTGTGACTGCTCGCTCGCGCGGTTGCCTCCGGCTTCACGCTTAAGGCGGCGGGGGGCCTCCGTCGTCGTATGAACGTCGCACTCCTCGCACACGAGCAGTTCCCCGACCGCGCGAAGACCGCGGTGGGCGTCCTCCGGTACGCCGACTACGACGTGGTCGCGGTCCTCGACAGGGACAACGACGGCAGCCGCGTCGCCGACCACGTGCCGGACGTGCAGGACGCGCCCGTGGTCGCGTCGATGAGCGACGTCGACGAGGACGTGGACGCGCTCGTCATCGGCATCGCGCCCATCGGCGGCGGGTTCGAGGAGTCGTGGCGGCCGGACGTGCGGAACGCGCTCGAGCGCGGCTGCGACGTCTACTCGGGCCTGCACTACTTCCTCGAAGACGACGAGGAGTTCGCGGCCCTCGCCGCCGAACACGGCGCCGAACTCTGGGACGTGCGGAAGCCGCCCGCGGACCTCGGCGTCGCGGACGGCGTCGCGGACAGCGTGGACGCCACGGTCGTCACGACGGTGGGGACGGACTGCTCGGTCGGGAAGATGACCGCTACGCGGGAACTGTACGAGACCGCCCGCGAGCAGGGGATGGACGCGGCGTTCGTCGCGACCGGGCAGACCGGCATCCTCATCGAGGGCGAGGGCATCCCAGTCGACCGCGTCGTCTCGGACTTCGCCGCGGGCGCGGTCGAGCAGATGGTCCTCGAAGCGGGCGCGGACCACGACTACGTCTTCGTGGAGGGACAGGCGAGCATCGTCCACCCCGCGTACTCGGGGGTCACCGCGAGCATCGTCCACGGATCGATGCCCGACCACCTCGTGCTCTGCCACGAGGTCGGCCGCGACTCCGTCCACGGCTACGACCAGGAACTCCCGCCAGTCGGCGAGTTCGTGGACCGCTTCGAGGCGTTCGCCGAACCCGTCGCCGACGCGGACGTGGTCGGCGGCATGCTGAACACGCGCAGCGTCGACAGCGACGACGAGGCCCGCGAGGCAATTGCGGACTTCGCGGACGCCATCGACGCGCCCGCCGACGACCCCGTGCGCTTCGACCCCGGGTCGGTGATCGAGGTGATTCGATGAAGGCGTCCTTCGAGCGCCGCGAGTTCCCGCTCGAACACCCCTTCACCATCTCGCGGGGCACGCAGCAGACCGCGGGGAACGTCGTCGTGCGCGTCGAGGACGACGACGGCAACGTCGGCGTCGGCGGCGCCGCACCGTCCCCGCACTACGGGGAGACGGCCGCGACCGTCGAGGCGGTGCTCCCGGACCTGCTCGCGGTCGTCGAGCGCGCCGACGACCCGCACGCGCTCGCGCGCATCGAGACCGGGATGCGGGAGGTCGTCTCGGACAACCCCGCGGCGCGGGCCGCGGTCAGCATCGCGTGTCACGACCTCGCCGCGAAGCGCGCGGACCTGCCGCTGTACCGCTACTGGGGGCTGGACGCCGCGAACAGCCTCGACACCTCCTACACCATCGGCATCGACGACGAGGAGACGATGCGCGAGAAGACCGCCGAGGCCGTCGACGCGGGCTACGGCACGCTGAAGGTGAAACTCGGCACGAGCCGGGACGAACAGCTCCTGTCGGCGGTCCGGGAGGCCGCGCCCGACGCCACCATCCGCGTGGACGCCAACGAGGCGTGGACGCCGAAGGAGGCCGTCCGGAACATCGAGTGGCTCGCCGACTACGGCGTCGAGTTCGTCGAGCAGCCCGTCCCCGCGGAGAACCGCGAGGGCCTGAAGTACGTCTACGAGCGCTCCCCGCTCCCGATCGCGGCCGACGAGTCCTGTGTCGTCGCCAGCGACATTCCGGACATCGCGGACCGTTGTGACATCGCGAACCTGAAGCTGATGAAGACCGGCGGCCTCCGCGAGGCCAAGCGACTGGTTCACGCCGCCCGCGCGCACGGCCTCGAAGTCATGTGCGGGTGCATGATCGAGTCGAACGCCAGCATCGCGGCGGCCTGCCACCTCGCGCCGCTGCTGGACTACGCCGACCTCGACGGCTCGCTGCTGCTCGCCGCGGACGACTTCGAGGGCGTTCCGATGCCCGCCGGCCGCGTCGACCTGCAGGCCGTCGACCGGCCCGGCACGGGCGTCCGCGAGGCCTGACTCCGCGCTTCGATCTTCGGGGCGTGCGGCACGCGGCCGCACCGTCTCAACAGGCTTATGGGTGCCTCCGGGCGAAGGAAAACCCACATGAGCAGCGTTACTGTGACGCTCCCGGACGGCGCCACGCTGGACGTCGACGCCGGGGCGACGGTCGAGGACGTAGCGTACGAAATCGGGCCCGGCCTCGGCCGTGACACAGTCGCCGGGAAGCTCGACGGCGAACTCGTCGCGAAGGAGGAACCCATCACGGAGGACCGCGAGATCGAGATCGTCACCGAGGGTTCCGACGACTACCTCGACGTCCTCCGGCACACGGCCGCGCACGTGCTCGCGCAGGCCCTCGTCCGCCACCACCCCGACGCGAAACTCACCATCGGCCCGTACACCGACGAGGGGTTCTACTACGACATCGCGGACGTCGAGCTCGACGCCGACGACCTCGAGGAGATTCAGGCAGAAGCCGAGGACATCATCGAGGCGGACTACGACGTCGAGCGCCTCGAGTACGACCGCGAGGAAGCCGTCGAGAAGTACGAGGACAATCCGTTCAAGCGCGAGATTCTCGACACCGAGGCGGCCGGCGAGGACCCCGTGAGCTTCTACAAGCAGGACGGCTTCGAGGACCTCTGCCAGGGCCCGCACGTCGACTCCACGGGCGAAATCGGCGGCTTCGAGGTCCTCGAAACCTCGGCGGCGTACTGGCGCGGCGACGAGGACCGCGAGACCTTGACTCGGGTGTACGGCACGGCGTTCCCGACCGAGGACGGCCTGGAGGAGTACCTCCAGCGCCGCGAGGAGGCCAAAGAACGGGACCATCGGAAGCTCGGCTCCGAGATGGACCTGTTCTCCATCCCAGACGTCACGGGCCCCGGCCTCCCGCTGTACCACCCGAACGGGAAGACCGTGCTGCGGGAGCTCTCGGACTACGTCCACGGGCTCAACCGCGACATGGGCTACGACGAGGTCGAGACCCCGCACCTGTTCCGCACGGAGCTCTGGAAGCAGTCCGGGCACTACGACAACTACGTCGACGACATGTTCCTCATGGACGTCGACGACGAGGAGTACGGCCTGAAGCCGATGAACTGCCCGGGCCACGCCACCATCTTCGACCAGTCCTCGTGGAGCTACCGCGACCTCCCCGTTCGGTACTTCGAGGACGGCAAAGTGTACCGCCGCGAGCAGCGCGGCGAGCTCTCCGGGCTCTCGCGGGTGTGGGCGTTCACCATCGACGACGGCCACGTGTTCGCGCGCGCCGACCAGATCGAGGAGGAGGTCCGGCGCATCATGGACCTCATCTTCGAGGTGCTGGACACGTTCGACCTCGACTACGAGGTCGCGCTCGCCACGCGCCCCGAGAAGTCCGTCGGCAGCGACGAAATCTGGGAGCAGTCCGAGAGCCAGCTCCGCGACGTCCTCGACGAGCAGAACGTCGACTACGACCTCGAACCCGGCGACGGCGCGTTCTACGGGCCGAAGATCGACTTCGCGTTCGAGGACGCGCTCGGCCGCACGTGGGACGGCCCGACCGTCCAGCTCGACTTCAACATGCCGGACCGCTTCGACCTCGAATACACGGGCTCGGACAACGACGCCCACCAGCCGGTGATGATTCACCGCGCGCTCTACGGGAGCTACGAGCGCTTCTTCATGGTGCTCATCGAGCACTACAACGGGAAGTTCCCGACGTGGCTCGCGCCCGAGCAGGTCCGCATCCTCCCCGTGACCGACGACAACCTCGGGTACGCCCACCGCGTGAAGAACGAACTGGAGGGCTACCGCGTCGAGGTCGAGGACCGCGACTGGACCGTCGGCCGGAAGATCCAGCAGGCCCACGACGACAACGTCCCCTACATGCTCGTCCTCGGCGACGACGAGGAGGAAGCCGGCACGGTCTCCGTGCGCGACCGCCAGGAGCGCGAGCGCAACGACGTCGACGTCGACACGTTCGTCGACCACCTCGACAGCGAGGTCGCGGAGAAGCGCACCGAACCGGACTTCGTCGGGTAAACAGCCGACTGCGGGCGCGAGCCCGCCGGTACTCGGCTACGCGCGCTCTTCTTCGCGGATGGCGTCGAGCTCTTCGTCGACGCCATCCTCGTCGCCCTCGCCGACCGCCGGCTCGCCGCTCTTGTCGGCTCGCCCGACTGGGTCCTCGCCGGCGGGCTCGCGGTCGATCTCCGCCACGGCGTTATCGAGGTCGTGGCCGCCGTCCTCGACTTCGACGTCCACTGGCTCCTCGCGCTCGCCGTCGCCGTCGACGTCCGCGCGGATGGCGTCCAGCTCCGCCTCCACGTCGTCGCGCTCGCCGTCGAGCTCGCGGTCGATGCGGTCGCGGTCGTCGCCCAGCGGCCCGTCGAGGCTGCCGCGCTCGCTGAGCTCGTCCATCGCCGCCGCGCGCGCCTCCATCTCCTCGGTCTGGTCGCGGGCGCGCTCGATGGCGCGCGCCACGTCGCCGTTCCCGTCGTCGATGCCCGTGACTGCCTCCGAGACGCGCGTTCGGGCCTCCGCGGCCTCGTGGCGGGCCTTCATCGTCTCCTTCTTCGTGCGGAACTCCTCGACTTTCGCTTCGAGGTCGTCCTTCTGTCCTTCGAGGTCCCGCTGGGTCTGTTCGAGGCTCGCGATCTGGTCGTCGATTTCGGCGACCTGGTCGCGCTTGCGCTGTTTCTTCTCGAGGGCGCGCCGCGCGAGGTCGTCCCGACCCTGCCGGACGGCCTCCCACGCCTGGTCGTCGTGCTTCTCGACGTTCTGCGCGAGGCGCTCGCGCTGGACCTCGAGGCGTTTCTTCTGGGCGGTGAGGTCGGCCAGCCCCTGCTCGACGTCCCGGAGTTCGTCGCGGAGCCGCTGGTAGGAGTAGTCCAGGGTCTCCGTCGGGTCCTCGGCGGAACTGACGAGGGCGTTCAGTTTCGACCGGACCGCGTACGAGAGTCGTGATACGATACCCATACACACGGATTGGGGCTCGGGACGTAAAACGTTCACCGCGTGCCCGACCGGAGGGAGGGCACGTTGACGCGAACGGTGAGCGAAGCGAGCCGTGAGCCGCGTGCTCGAACGTAGTGAGAGCACGGAACGAGCGAGCGGGGAACGGAGTGCCCCGCGCGAAAGACCACAACCACAGCCTACACGACACCCGACGCCGAACCCTCGTCCATGCAACAGGAGACCGTGCTCGTGCCCGGCGGCCGGGACGTGGAAGCGACTCTCGACTCGCCCGACGGGGGCGCCACGGCGTGCGTCGTGATGTGCCCGCCACACCCCCAGCACCGCGGCCACCGCGGGGACGACCGCCTCGTCGCCGTCGCCGAGTACCTCGTCGAGCGGGGGGTGGCGGCGCTGCGCTTCGACTACGGCGACTGGGACGAGGGGCTCGGCGAGCGCGAGGACGCCCGGAACGCGGTGCGGTGGGCGAGCGAGCGCTACGACGACGTGGGCCTGTTCGGGTTCAGCTTCGGCGGGAGTATCGCCGCGCTCGCGGCCGCGAGCGTCGACGCCGACCTCTGTGCGGTGTCGCTGCTCGCGCCCGCCGCGGAGCTCGAAGCCGGGCTGGACGCCGCGGCCGCGCTCGAAGAGATAGCGGCGCCGCTGCAGGTGGTGTACGCGACGCGGGACACGACCGCGGACTGGGAGCCGGTGGTCGAGGCCGCGCGGGGACTGGACTGCGACGTCGTGGAACTGGAAGCAGACCACTTCTTCGTCGGGCGCACCGACAGCGTCGCCGAGGCCGCCGGGCCGTTCCTCGCGCAGTCCTGCTAGGGCGGAACAAAAACGGTGGCAAGCGCGGGGCCGCTCTCGGCCCCTGACGGCCCGGGACGTGGCAGCGAGTGGCGGGCCGCGGGCGTCCCGAAACCGTTTTTGCTGCGCCCGCCGGACGGTCAGTATGCCGACGGAGACCGGATACGACCCATCACTGGGCAGCAAGTTCGTGTTCGTCACCGGCGGGGTGATGTCGGGGCTGGGGAAGGGCATCACCGCCGCCAGCCTGGGCCGCCTTCTCTCGAACGCCGGCTTCGACGTCACGGCCGTCAAAATCGACCCGTACCTGAACGTGGACGCGGGCACCATGAACCCCTACCAGCACGGCGAGGTGTACGTGCTGAAAGACGGCGGGGAGGTCGACCTCGACCTCGGGAACTACGAGCGGTTCCTCGACGTCGACATGACCTCCGACCACAACGTCACCACGGGCAAGGTCTACCAGGAAGTCATCGAGCGCGAGCGCGCCGGCGACTACCTCGGGAAGACCGTCCAGATCATCCCGCACGTCACCGACGACATCAAGCGCCGCGTGCGGGAGGCCGCCGACGGCTCCGACGTCTGCATCGTCGAGGTCGGCGGCACCGTGGGCGACATCGAGGGGATGCCGTACCTCGAAGCCCTCCGGCAGTTCCGCCACGAGGAGGACGACGAGGACATCCTGTTCGCGCACGTCACGCTCGTCCCGTACTCGAAGACCGGCGAGCAGAAGACCAAGCCCACCCAGCACTCCGTGAAGGAACTCCGGTCCATCGGTCTCCAGCCGGACGTCCTCGTGGGGCGCTGCGAGGACGAACTCGACCCGGACGTCAAGGAGAAGATCGCGCTGTTCTGCGACGTCCCCACGGACGCCGTCTTCTCGAACCCGGACGTCGAGGACGTCTACCGCGTCCCGCTCGTGGTCGAGGAGGAGGGCCTCGACGACTTCGTGATGGACCGTTTCGACATCGCCGAGGACGCCCTCCCCGAGTCCGAGCGTTCGACCGAGTGGCGGGACCTCGTCACCCGCGAGCGCAGCGGCGAAGTCGACATCGCGCTCGTCGGGAAGTACGCCCTCGAAGACGCGTACATGAGCATCCACGAGGCGCTCAAGCACGCCGGCCTCGAGCGCGGCGTGGACGTGAACGTTCTCTGGGTGGACTCGGAGAAGATGAACGACGACCACCGCGAGCGCCTCCGGCAG
Proteins encoded in this window:
- a CDS encoding GNAT family N-acetyltransferase, whose translation is MSGGVEIRPAELADYDDVVAFASDTWADRREDGDYIPQVFEDWVDSDGPRQRTLVADTGDDVAAVAQFVLLSEHEAWAQGMRTNPDYRGQGVGSKLVHEGFDWARERGATVARNMVFSWNVMGLGHSRATGFAPATEFRWVNPAPDSDASANHEITGDANAAWRFWQDSAARDHLRGLALHPDESWALAELTRDRLAAAADRGGLVVVQDETTGTRGFAFRSRTFEREDDDDAEQTVAEYGVGAWADQPACESLLDAIAADAASVGAERTRVLIPEDVAAVSDVAVTRTEIGEEPDFVMAADLTADYRA
- the gatD gene encoding Glu-tRNA(Gln) amidotransferase subunit GatD encodes the protein MNTGDRVRVRRDGTTHEGVLLPSAEPDHLVVKLDSGYNVGVDRDAADVEVLERDVYDVESEPEEEAASEVEFDDDLPTIALISTGGTIASTVDYRTGAVTAQFDAEDVLRAVPDLAGRANYRGRVVANILSENMEPPIWRELAEAVHEEIENGADGVVVMHGTDTMQYSASVLSFVLDTPVPIVFTGSQRSADRPSSDNVMNAVCSVEAAKADTAEVMVCMHASESDDKCALHRGTRVRKNHTSRRDAFETVGAEPLGYVDYDEASEDATADSRGVEFTGEYDERGETDLDIDADLDSDVELVKFTPGMDPAFFEACEGKSGVVIEGTGLGHVHTEFIDTIEELVEDGTTVVMTSQCLEGRVCDRVYDTGRDLLDAGVVEGEDMLPGTAKVKLMWALANTENAAETMRTPLAGEITERSVPWE
- a CDS encoding ArsR family transcriptional regulator, with amino-acid sequence MDSGALLDILGNENRRRILRLLARKPCYVTEISEYLGVSPKAVIDHLRRLEDAGLVESEVDDQRRKYFHIAENLRLEVRLSPFDFGAKSAYPASADLDLTRCQHVSIRIQQDRNDDVADLAGKLEELKDLERELSLAQRWVQGRLADVQGQLGDAVGDGNERLYADVLAALAAGERSASAVAATLDAPEPLVEGVLETLREQDVVTRTDGEWRIAE
- a CDS encoding DUF5802 family protein, with product MFEAFSSGYYLGRLYVEPTGGDRAVINSRHHERVNEQLYASDEGISRTDLPLVMKLGAAHLPVHGGDDVPERTLAVPESVIENADVENPPSLEEVLLAKREHAARLFDMGAV
- a CDS encoding Vms1/Ankzf1 family peptidyl-tRNA hydrolase, with product MLDDLLGRTDLKERIEDLEDENESLRNRLDAESERRSEAVRDRQEAEERVNELEDRITELEDRVRRQGSGDGEPEFRGRRDLRGERRERVVALLDSVESTEEGVLTAYVPDDPPESVREAFGDRAPLVERAAPCLVVRDPEGLLSAALRPPNPPEAFAAWDSTVQMEREWLAPTGQYALAVVRADLFALGVYDADSGDGPQPERVHFEGFTSDVKGKHSKGGFSQDRFERRRESQIREHLEKCQRALDGVDAERVFVVGEGTLLDEFDADATAAVDATGKPEAALDDAHDAFWTVPLSLL
- a CDS encoding DUF1611 domain-containing protein, which encodes MNVALLAHEQFPDRAKTAVGVLRYADYDVVAVLDRDNDGSRVADHVPDVQDAPVVASMSDVDEDVDALVIGIAPIGGGFEESWRPDVRNALERGCDVYSGLHYFLEDDEEFAALAAEHGAELWDVRKPPADLGVADGVADSVDATVVTTVGTDCSVGKMTATRELYETAREQGMDAAFVATGQTGILIEGEGIPVDRVVSDFAAGAVEQMVLEAGADHDYVFVEGQASIVHPAYSGVTASIVHGSMPDHLVLCHEVGRDSVHGYDQELPPVGEFVDRFEAFAEPVADADVVGGMLNTRSVDSDDEAREAIADFADAIDAPADDPVRFDPGSVIEVIR
- a CDS encoding dipeptide epimerase, giving the protein MKASFERREFPLEHPFTISRGTQQTAGNVVVRVEDDDGNVGVGGAAPSPHYGETAATVEAVLPDLLAVVERADDPHALARIETGMREVVSDNPAARAAVSIACHDLAAKRADLPLYRYWGLDAANSLDTSYTIGIDDEETMREKTAEAVDAGYGTLKVKLGTSRDEQLLSAVREAAPDATIRVDANEAWTPKEAVRNIEWLADYGVEFVEQPVPAENREGLKYVYERSPLPIAADESCVVASDIPDIADRCDIANLKLMKTGGLREAKRLVHAARAHGLEVMCGCMIESNASIAAACHLAPLLDYADLDGSLLLAADDFEGVPMPAGRVDLQAVDRPGTGVREA
- the thrS gene encoding threonine--tRNA ligase is translated as MSSVTVTLPDGATLDVDAGATVEDVAYEIGPGLGRDTVAGKLDGELVAKEEPITEDREIEIVTEGSDDYLDVLRHTAAHVLAQALVRHHPDAKLTIGPYTDEGFYYDIADVELDADDLEEIQAEAEDIIEADYDVERLEYDREEAVEKYEDNPFKREILDTEAAGEDPVSFYKQDGFEDLCQGPHVDSTGEIGGFEVLETSAAYWRGDEDRETLTRVYGTAFPTEDGLEEYLQRREEAKERDHRKLGSEMDLFSIPDVTGPGLPLYHPNGKTVLRELSDYVHGLNRDMGYDEVETPHLFRTELWKQSGHYDNYVDDMFLMDVDDEEYGLKPMNCPGHATIFDQSSWSYRDLPVRYFEDGKVYRREQRGELSGLSRVWAFTIDDGHVFARADQIEEEVRRIMDLIFEVLDTFDLDYEVALATRPEKSVGSDEIWEQSESQLRDVLDEQNVDYDLEPGDGAFYGPKIDFAFEDALGRTWDGPTVQLDFNMPDRFDLEYTGSDNDAHQPVMIHRALYGSYERFFMVLIEHYNGKFPTWLAPEQVRILPVTDDNLGYAHRVKNELEGYRVEVEDRDWTVGRKIQQAHDDNVPYMLVLGDDEEEAGTVSVRDRQERERNDVDVDTFVDHLDSEVAEKRTEPDFVG
- a CDS encoding PspA/IM30 family protein; this encodes MGIVSRLSYAVRSKLNALVSSAEDPTETLDYSYQRLRDELRDVEQGLADLTAQKKRLEVQRERLAQNVEKHDDQAWEAVRQGRDDLARRALEKKQRKRDQVAEIDDQIASLEQTQRDLEGQKDDLEAKVEEFRTKKETMKARHEAAEARTRVSEAVTGIDDGNGDVARAIERARDQTEEMEARAAAMDELSERGSLDGPLGDDRDRIDRELDGERDDVEAELDAIRADVDGDGEREEPVDVEVEDGGHDLDNAVAEIDREPAGEDPVGRADKSGEPAVGEGDEDGVDEELDAIREEERA
- a CDS encoding dienelactone hydrolase family protein, whose amino-acid sequence is MQQETVLVPGGRDVEATLDSPDGGATACVVMCPPHPQHRGHRGDDRLVAVAEYLVERGVAALRFDYGDWDEGLGEREDARNAVRWASERYDDVGLFGFSFGGSIAALAAASVDADLCAVSLLAPAAELEAGLDAAAALEEIAAPLQVVYATRDTTADWEPVVEAARGLDCDVVELEADHFFVGRTDSVAEAAGPFLAQSC